Proteins co-encoded in one Candidatus Saccharibacteria bacterium genomic window:
- a CDS encoding YtxH domain-containing protein, whose amino-acid sequence MSKNKGFLKGAIVGGIVAGVAALLYAPKSGKETRAELKKKLDDTHKDLSAMVAEAKKSGSTEAKKLAERGDQMLTQLANRSGDLGKSTKKVSKVATDESKLLVHRASELMAEISKSTKKVIRQGQREYNKIQKKNQANKAKPNTGK is encoded by the coding sequence ATGAGTAAGAACAAAGGCTTTTTAAAAGGAGCGATAGTTGGCGGCATTGTGGCCGGTGTAGCTGCGTTGTTGTATGCACCCAAAAGCGGTAAAGAAACCCGCGCCGAACTCAAAAAAAAGTTAGACGACACTCACAAAGATCTAAGCGCAATGGTAGCCGAAGCCAAAAAGTCCGGCTCCACTGAGGCCAAAAAGTTAGCCGAGAGGGGTGATCAAATGTTAACCCAGTTAGCCAACCGAAGTGGTGATTTGGGCAAGAGTACCAAAAAAGTTAGCAAAGTCGCAACCGATGAAAGTAAGCTATTGGTTCATCGCGCCTCAGAGCTAATGGCTGAGATATCAAAGTCAACCAAAAAAGTTATTCGCCAGGGTCAAAGAGAATACAACAAGATTCAAAAAAAGAATCAGGCCAACAAAGCCAAGCCTAATACTGGCAAGTAA
- the gatB gene encoding Asp-tRNA(Asn)/Glu-tRNA(Gln) amidotransferase subunit GatB, with translation MSKQYTPTIGVEIHVQLATKSKMFCACNNDSRQAEPNTNVCPVCLGLPGTLPVINKGAVEKAIILGTGLNAKVATNTSFDRKNYFYPDSPKGYQITQMDEPIVQSGYVEILVGDEFKKVGVHHAHLEEDAGKLTHPAGADYSLVDFNRAGTPLVEIVSEPDMHSPEEAKRYLQEVYNITTTLGVSDGDMQHGNFKFDLNVSVSSDDNLGTKVELKNLNSFRNAERALTYEIKRQVELLEHSQAVEQETRGWNDGKAKTFSQRSKEEANDYRYFPEPDLPPLVLTGEIVEPIQSQLAGQAMPIEVRKQLKDLGLNIDEQDVLIGQAKTRDIFFSASTTLNDQKLTKKAVNWLVGDYQAWIKENDISESKLTGANLANLIKEVDNGTINNTKAKELFVEVVSNGKPLEIKTSDLIDVSDLELEVVAQKIVAENPKAVEDFRSGNQKALGFFLGALMRETRGQANPTKANQIMLKLLKGD, from the coding sequence ATGAGTAAGCAATATACTCCTACCATTGGTGTAGAGATACACGTTCAGCTAGCCACCAAGAGCAAAATGTTTTGCGCTTGCAACAACGACAGCCGACAGGCCGAGCCAAACACCAATGTTTGCCCAGTTTGTTTGGGCTTGCCCGGCACATTGCCAGTTATTAACAAAGGTGCTGTTGAGAAAGCCATAATCCTAGGAACTGGCCTAAATGCTAAAGTTGCCACAAACACTAGCTTTGACAGAAAAAACTATTTTTATCCCGATTCGCCCAAAGGCTACCAAATCACTCAAATGGACGAGCCGATTGTTCAGTCGGGATATGTAGAGATATTGGTAGGCGACGAATTTAAAAAGGTTGGTGTCCATCACGCTCACTTAGAAGAAGATGCTGGCAAGCTAACTCATCCGGCTGGGGCCGACTATAGCTTGGTAGACTTCAATCGTGCTGGCACGCCGCTTGTCGAAATCGTATCTGAACCCGATATGCATTCTCCCGAAGAGGCCAAACGCTATCTGCAAGAAGTTTACAATATAACTACAACTCTAGGAGTGAGTGATGGCGATATGCAGCACGGTAATTTTAAGTTTGATCTTAATGTATCGGTAAGCTCCGATGACAATTTGGGTACCAAGGTCGAATTGAAAAATCTTAACTCGTTTCGCAATGCCGAGCGAGCATTAACCTATGAAATCAAGCGCCAAGTCGAGCTTCTAGAACACAGCCAAGCAGTAGAACAAGAAACCCGCGGTTGGAACGACGGTAAGGCCAAAACCTTCTCGCAACGCAGCAAAGAAGAAGCTAACGACTATCGTTATTTTCCGGAGCCTGATTTGCCGCCTCTGGTTTTGACTGGCGAAATTGTGGAACCGATCCAAAGCCAACTAGCTGGCCAGGCTATGCCTATAGAGGTTCGCAAGCAACTGAAGGATTTGGGCTTAAACATCGACGAGCAAGATGTTTTGATTGGCCAGGCCAAAACTCGAGACATTTTCTTTAGTGCCTCCACAACACTCAACGATCAAAAGCTAACTAAAAAAGCAGTTAACTGGCTAGTTGGTGATTATCAAGCTTGGATAAAAGAAAACGACATAAGCGAATCCAAGCTGACAGGTGCGAATTTAGCTAATTTGATCAAGGAAGTTGACAACGGCACTATCAACAATACAAAAGCAAAGGAGCTTTTCGTTGAAGTTGTTAGTAATGGTAAGCCTCTCGAGATCAAAACTAGTGACCTTATCGATGTTTCAGACTTGGAGCTCGAAGTAGTTGCCCAGAAAATAGTAGCCGAAAATCCCAAGGCTGTAGAAGATTTTAGATCTGGCAATCAAAAAGCGCTTGGATTCTTTTTGGGCGCACTCATGCGCGAAACCCGCGGCCAAGCCAACCCTACCAAGGCCAATCAAATTATGCTTAAATTATTAAAAGGCGATTAG
- a CDS encoding M48 family metallopeptidase: protein MYTEISKNKRNSWFLIGGFVIVITLLCYVFALAFNNQAVLYLGVGFAVFYAAISYYFADSMILAVSKAQKIAKKDNPQLYRTVENLSITAGLPMPSIYIIDDTAPNAFATGRDPKHAIVAVTSGLLEKLDKPELEGVIAHELSHVGNYDVRLMALVVVLVAVIVLLSDWFLRFSFIFGDDNDSGGGTFQLIMIVIGIALALLAPLIGVLLQLAISRKREYLADASGAMLTRYPEGLAKALRKIEGDTEPLEAANRATENLYIINPLRDNVHGHRSWFAGLFSTHPPTAERIKRLESMDLHP from the coding sequence ATGTATACCGAAATATCCAAAAACAAGCGCAATAGTTGGTTTTTGATAGGCGGCTTTGTGATTGTAATTACATTGCTTTGCTATGTCTTTGCCTTGGCGTTTAATAATCAAGCCGTACTATACTTAGGGGTTGGCTTTGCTGTTTTTTATGCCGCTATAAGCTACTATTTTGCCGACAGCATGATATTGGCAGTCTCCAAGGCACAAAAAATAGCCAAAAAAGACAACCCCCAGCTATATAGAACTGTCGAAAACTTGAGCATCACGGCTGGTTTGCCAATGCCATCTATTTATATAATCGATGATACAGCTCCAAACGCCTTTGCAACTGGCAGAGATCCTAAACACGCGATTGTGGCGGTAACCTCTGGTTTGCTAGAGAAGCTGGATAAGCCAGAGCTAGAGGGTGTAATTGCTCATGAGCTGAGCCATGTTGGTAACTACGACGTAAGGCTTATGGCATTGGTGGTGGTTTTGGTGGCGGTGATTGTATTGTTGAGCGATTGGTTTTTGCGGTTTAGTTTTATATTTGGTGATGATAACGATTCCGGTGGCGGAACATTTCAGTTGATTATGATTGTTATCGGCATAGCCCTGGCATTACTAGCACCACTAATCGGCGTGTTATTACAACTGGCGATTAGTCGCAAACGCGAGTATTTGGCCGACGCCAGTGGGGCTATGTTAACGCGTTATCCCGAAGGGTTGGCTAAGGCACTACGCAAGATCGAAGGCGACACGGAGCCCCTAGAAGCTGCTAATAGAGCCACCGAAAACCTGTACATCATCAACCCTTTGCGTGATAATGTGCATGGGCACCGCAGTTGGTTTGCGGGGCTGTTTAGCACTCATCCGCCGACCGCTGAGCGCATAAAAAGATTAGAAAGCATGGATCTACACCCATAA
- the gatA gene encoding Asp-tRNA(Asn)/Glu-tRNA(Gln) amidotransferase subunit GatA, with translation MAELGYLSIKQTHELLVSKEVSAVVLTQYYLDRIKQYDDKVKACLYVCEKEAIAQAKAVDEKIASGQVIGAIEGIPYTAKDMFLTTGIVTTAASKILKDYMPPYSATVVEKLNKAGAILLAKVNQDEYGHGGSTENSGYHPTHNPWDLERVPGGSSGGSAAAVAMDFGIFSLGTDTGGSTRQPAAYCGVVGYKPTYGLISRYGVVAMASSLDTIGTLARNADDVARLVETIAGRDQQDSTTIESNFKLEDLSSDVKIGVLDSYKDLEQVKNFVGAIKPTEEFTQAEFINPELALATYYVLTPSEISSNLERYDGIRYGQSSAKADDLYEVYAKTRDEFFGPEVKRRNMIGTYALSAGYYDAYYKKAMQARTLICQTFDRLFEQFDLIVTPTTLTAAFKLGDKSDPVEMYKEDILTVSANLAGIPAVSIPAGVDSETGLPLGLQVMGRQGEDAKVISAARAFQAKTDWHKRVEGIRL, from the coding sequence ATGGCTGAGCTCGGATACCTTTCAATTAAACAGACCCACGAACTTTTGGTGAGTAAAGAAGTGTCGGCGGTTGTGCTTACCCAATATTATCTGGATCGTATTAAACAATACGATGATAAGGTTAAGGCTTGCCTATATGTCTGTGAAAAAGAAGCAATCGCTCAAGCTAAGGCTGTCGACGAAAAAATAGCTAGTGGTCAGGTAATTGGAGCGATAGAGGGAATTCCCTACACCGCCAAGGACATGTTTTTAACTACAGGCATTGTTACCACAGCAGCCAGCAAAATTCTTAAAGACTACATGCCACCGTATTCGGCAACGGTAGTCGAAAAACTGAACAAGGCTGGAGCAATCCTGCTTGCTAAGGTTAATCAAGATGAGTATGGGCATGGAGGCAGCACTGAAAACTCCGGCTATCACCCGACCCATAATCCCTGGGATCTCGAGCGAGTGCCAGGAGGGAGTTCGGGCGGCTCGGCCGCTGCAGTGGCTATGGATTTTGGAATTTTTAGCTTGGGTACAGACACTGGAGGCTCAACTCGACAGCCAGCAGCTTATTGTGGGGTGGTTGGGTATAAGCCCACCTATGGGCTGATAAGCCGCTACGGAGTAGTAGCTATGGCCTCGAGCCTAGACACAATCGGTACCTTGGCACGAAATGCCGACGATGTAGCGAGGCTGGTTGAGACCATAGCTGGTCGAGACCAACAAGATTCGACAACGATTGAATCTAACTTTAAGCTTGAAGACTTGAGTAGTGATGTCAAAATTGGAGTACTCGATTCTTATAAAGACTTAGAACAGGTAAAAAACTTCGTTGGTGCAATAAAGCCCACAGAAGAATTTACCCAGGCTGAATTTATTAATCCAGAGTTAGCTTTGGCAACCTACTATGTTTTAACTCCATCTGAGATAAGCTCGAATTTAGAGCGATACGATGGCATTCGTTATGGTCAGAGTTCGGCCAAAGCCGATGATCTGTATGAGGTTTATGCCAAAACCCGTGATGAATTTTTTGGACCCGAAGTTAAACGCCGCAATATGATTGGCACCTATGCACTATCGGCCGGCTACTACGATGCTTATTACAAAAAGGCTATGCAGGCTCGAACCCTAATATGTCAGACATTCGATAGGCTTTTTGAACAGTTTGATTTGATTGTTACACCTACTACCCTTACAGCAGCATTCAAACTAGGCGACAAGTCGGATCCGGTGGAAATGTATAAAGAAGATATTTTAACTGTCTCGGCAAACTTGGCTGGCATTCCGGCCGTAAGTATCCCAGCTGGTGTAGACTCAGAAACCGGGTTGCCCTTAGGCCTGCAAGTAATGGGTCGACAAGGTGAGGATGCGAAGGTAATATCTGCAGCCAGGGCTTTTCAGGCCAAAACAGATTGGCATAAACGGGTAGAGGGGATAAGGCTATGA
- a CDS encoding mechanosensitive ion channel → MQNIGTDFLNSFKSVGTSFNSVIPNLPKAIIIAIIGYVVMRVVAVILRQLIRWTHWPIGLQEIMNTVVRIALWLFLIITILQILGLSSIALAITGSFAVLLLGFSQGISATVSDLVAGLQLSSDKDFKVGYRIKAGDQQTAGIVREMDIKKTRIEDDDGNLHVIPNAVIDKNEWTVLERHVHSSMPSSIMKRTAKAADKIKQKVRKK, encoded by the coding sequence ATGCAAAATATAGGCACAGATTTTTTAAATAGCTTTAAGAGCGTGGGCACTAGCTTTAACTCAGTAATCCCAAATCTACCCAAGGCCATTATTATTGCCATAATTGGCTACGTTGTAATGAGGGTTGTGGCTGTCATTTTGCGCCAGCTAATACGATGGACGCATTGGCCAATAGGCTTGCAAGAAATTATGAACACAGTAGTTCGGATTGCACTGTGGTTGTTTTTGATTATAACAATTTTACAGATTTTGGGGCTTAGTAGCATTGCCCTGGCTATTACCGGCTCGTTTGCAGTCTTGCTGCTTGGCTTTTCGCAGGGCATTTCGGCCACCGTGAGTGATTTAGTGGCCGGGTTGCAACTCAGTAGTGACAAGGATTTTAAGGTCGGTTACCGCATTAAGGCTGGTGATCAGCAAACAGCAGGTATTGTGCGCGAGATGGATATCAAAAAAACTAGGATCGAAGATGATGACGGTAATTTGCATGTTATACCCAATGCCGTGATAGACAAAAACGAGTGGACAGTGCTGGAGCGGCACGTGCATAGCTCAATGCCGAGTAGTATAATGAAGCGGACAGCCAAGGCGGCTGACAAAATTAAGCAGAAAGTGAGAAAGAAATGA
- the ligA gene encoding NAD-dependent DNA ligase LigA, whose translation MTVLPPDNKPAAAKRAKKLRDVIDRYRYEYHVIDKPSVTDEVYDSLFNELKGIEAKYPEFITPDSPTQRVGGKALEKFKKVEHRVRMLSLQDIFSIEELEAWEKRVHKLLGKTEVEYYAELKMDGLAMALQYENGVFTRAITRGDGAVGEDVTHTVRTIQTVPLKLRKSLKAPNEVYNFFEIRGEVIIPKAEFERINTGRAKAGLPLFANPRNAGAGTIRQLDPSVAAGRKLEFIAYGIEMDLPQLKTHANEHTLARELGFKVDSHDGVCKDLKALEGFASEWEGKRVGLPFMVDGLVFTVNSNAAVERLGVAGKAPRGAVAYKYPGETATTVLEDIRVSIGRTGAVTPYAVLKPIKVAGSTVSRATLHNEDEIARKDLRIGDTVVIHKAGDVIPEIIEPIVKLRTGKEKKFVMPAEFKGVKIIRSEGEAVARLADLGYGEVKWQQLIHFVSKPAFNIDGLGEKILAQLMQEGLIQSPVDIFWLTKDDLVGLERFAETSAQNLVDSIREHCKISLGRFIYALGIRHVGAKTASDIAEHFGSLDDFMQTNEEQLGDIDGVGGVVADSVANWLANKSNQKLVKDLLKAGVNVQNQAKSKDGRLTGTVWVFTGTLKSMSRDEAGAKVAAMGADVTNSVSKNTSYVVVGAEPGSKVDKARKLGVKVLTEQEFIKLI comes from the coding sequence ATGACCGTGTTGCCGCCCGATAATAAACCCGCCGCCGCCAAAAGAGCCAAAAAGTTACGCGACGTAATTGACCGCTATCGTTACGAGTATCATGTAATTGATAAGCCAAGTGTTACCGATGAGGTGTACGATTCACTTTTTAACGAGCTTAAGGGCATCGAGGCTAAGTACCCGGAGTTCATTACTCCCGACTCGCCGACCCAGCGCGTGGGCGGTAAAGCGCTAGAGAAATTCAAGAAAGTTGAACACAGGGTTCGCATGCTCAGCCTGCAAGATATTTTTAGTATCGAAGAACTGGAGGCTTGGGAAAAGCGAGTTCACAAACTTTTGGGCAAAACCGAAGTTGAATACTATGCCGAGCTAAAAATGGATGGTTTGGCTATGGCATTACAATACGAAAACGGTGTGTTTACACGCGCCATCACCCGAGGCGATGGTGCAGTTGGCGAAGATGTAACTCACACCGTTCGCACCATTCAGACTGTGCCGCTAAAGCTTCGTAAATCCCTAAAAGCGCCAAACGAAGTTTATAACTTCTTTGAAATTCGTGGTGAAGTAATTATCCCAAAAGCTGAATTTGAGCGCATAAACACTGGGCGAGCCAAGGCCGGATTGCCGCTGTTTGCCAACCCGCGCAACGCTGGAGCTGGCACTATCCGGCAGCTAGATCCCAGCGTGGCTGCTGGCCGCAAGCTAGAATTTATAGCTTATGGCATAGAAATGGATCTGCCACAACTCAAGACTCATGCCAACGAACATACCCTTGCGCGCGAGCTGGGGTTTAAGGTAGATTCGCACGACGGAGTTTGTAAAGATTTGAAGGCTCTAGAAGGTTTTGCGAGTGAGTGGGAGGGCAAGCGAGTTGGGCTACCATTTATGGTTGATGGCCTAGTATTTACGGTTAATAGTAATGCTGCTGTCGAGCGTTTGGGCGTAGCTGGCAAGGCGCCGCGCGGGGCGGTAGCCTACAAATATCCTGGCGAAACGGCCACAACAGTGCTAGAGGACATTCGAGTAAGCATTGGCCGAACCGGGGCAGTTACGCCCTATGCGGTTCTTAAGCCAATTAAGGTGGCGGGCAGCACAGTATCGCGAGCCACCCTGCACAACGAAGACGAGATAGCTCGCAAAGATCTGCGAATAGGTGATACGGTAGTTATTCACAAGGCCGGCGATGTTATCCCTGAGATTATTGAGCCAATAGTAAAGTTGCGCACTGGCAAAGAAAAAAAGTTTGTAATGCCAGCCGAATTTAAGGGTGTAAAGATAATTCGCTCCGAAGGCGAGGCTGTGGCTCGGCTAGCCGACCTGGGTTACGGCGAAGTTAAATGGCAACAGCTAATTCACTTTGTTAGTAAGCCGGCGTTCAACATTGACGGCCTAGGCGAGAAGATATTGGCTCAACTTATGCAAGAAGGTTTGATCCAGAGTCCGGTCGATATCTTCTGGCTCACCAAAGACGACTTAGTTGGTTTGGAGCGATTTGCCGAAACCTCGGCTCAAAACTTAGTTGATTCGATTCGTGAACATTGCAAGATTAGTCTAGGGCGGTTTATTTATGCCCTGGGCATTCGCCACGTTGGAGCCAAGACCGCCAGCGACATTGCCGAACACTTTGGCAGTCTAGATGATTTTATGCAGACCAACGAGGAGCAGTTGGGAGACATAGATGGGGTTGGTGGCGTTGTGGCTGATTCCGTGGCCAACTGGTTAGCGAATAAATCCAATCAAAAATTAGTCAAAGACTTGTTAAAAGCTGGAGTCAACGTTCAAAACCAAGCCAAGTCAAAGGACGGTAGGCTAACTGGGACAGTTTGGGTGTTTACTGGCACCCTCAAAAGCATGAGCCGCGACGAGGCTGGAGCAAAAGTTGCGGCTATGGGTGCAGATGTAACTAACTCTGTTAGCAAAAACACCAGCTATGTGGTGGTTGGTGCCGAGCCGGGCAGCAAGGTGGATAAGGCTCGTAAGCTTGGTGTAAAGGTGCTTACCGAGCAAGAGTTCATAAAGCTGATCTAA
- a CDS encoding transposase, with protein sequence MPSKNVTKQFVEGGYYHAYNRGVEKRNIFLDEMDYRVFISRIVQILSPVSPQAETSIRLKNYVNEIELVAFCLMPNHFHLLIKQVNRTSMTAFMRTLCTSYSMYFNAKYKRVGRLFQGSYKATQIESGEYITHLSRYIHRNPLVLGFELENYQYSSFNLLRYPPSWLRHDIVNQSFRSIDEYLEFVLDESQAPDEILNRLILEEVEKIPASTARITLA encoded by the coding sequence ATGCCAAGCAAAAATGTTACGAAGCAATTTGTGGAAGGCGGCTACTATCATGCCTACAACCGTGGCGTTGAAAAACGAAACATCTTTTTAGATGAAATGGACTATAGGGTTTTTATTAGCCGAATTGTTCAGATATTGAGTCCTGTAAGCCCCCAGGCAGAAACATCTATTCGCTTAAAAAATTATGTTAACGAAATTGAACTTGTGGCTTTCTGCTTAATGCCGAATCACTTTCATTTACTTATAAAACAAGTAAATCGAACTAGTATGACTGCTTTTATGCGGACACTTTGTACTAGCTATTCAATGTATTTTAACGCAAAGTATAAGCGAGTCGGGCGCTTGTTCCAAGGTTCGTATAAGGCTACCCAAATTGAATCTGGTGAATATATTACCCACCTTTCTCGCTATATACATCGCAACCCGCTTGTGCTTGGCTTCGAGCTGGAGAATTACCAATATTCTAGCTTCAATCTATTGCGGTACCCACCAAGCTGGCTCAGGCACGATATAGTTAATCAAAGCTTTCGGTCGATAGATGAATATCTGGAATTCGTATTGGATGAGTCTCAAGCCCCAGACGAAATTTTAAATCGACTAATATTGGAGGAGGTCGAAAAAATTCCTGCAAGTACTGCAAGGATTACCCTTGCATAA
- the gatC gene encoding Asp-tRNA(Asn)/Glu-tRNA(Gln) amidotransferase subunit GatC, giving the protein MPKLSLSEIQKVARLARIELASEELDRMTLEVGSILEFVDSLQAIKTEGVKPTSQVTGLKDVWREDVVQDCEIPREELLSQSPATQDGYVKVKKVL; this is encoded by the coding sequence ATGCCCAAATTAAGTTTATCTGAGATCCAAAAAGTTGCCCGCTTAGCGCGCATAGAACTAGCCAGCGAAGAGCTCGACAGGATGACGCTCGAAGTTGGTTCTATCTTAGAGTTCGTAGATAGTCTGCAGGCTATTAAAACCGAAGGTGTTAAACCCACCAGCCAAGTTACCGGGCTTAAAGATGTCTGGCGCGAAGATGTCGTGCAAGACTGTGAGATCCCACGTGAAGAGTTACTCAGCCAATCCCCGGCTACTCAAGATGGGTATGTTAAGGTGAAGAAAGTATTATGA